In Aegilops tauschii subsp. strangulata cultivar AL8/78 chromosome 3, Aet v6.0, whole genome shotgun sequence, one genomic interval encodes:
- the LOC109777247 gene encoding uncharacterized protein, translating to MLLSSIALQSNTISSPVLRLAVKQITIKEKEVDTSMESDIVPVTANRSKHAKKQTILRTGYHSGINKEVAVVEDIFSVMSGCNGGGQKKEVGWSLSFLRMVSLCCQIGGSSGELVARGHLLPMNRQLCRL from the exons ATGTTGTTGTCTTCGATTGCTTTGCAGTCTAACACTATTAGCTCTCCAGTTCTTCGTCTTGCTGTCAAG CAAATCACTATCAAAGAGAAGGAGGTGGATACAAGTATGGAATCTGACATTGTCCCTGTTACTGCTAATAGATCCAAGCACGCAAAGAAACAAACGATTTTACGGACCGGATACCATAGCGGAATCAACAAAGAAG TTGCAGTGGTGGAGGATATATTCTCCGTCATGAGTGGATGCAATGGCGGAGGACAAAAAAAAGAGGTGGGGTGGAGCTTGAGCTTCCTACGAATGGTGTCTCTCTGCTGCCAGATAGGAGGCTCTTCTGGGGAGTTGGTGGCACGGGGGCACTTGCTGCCTATGAACAGGCAACTTTGCAGGCTATAA